Proteins encoded in a region of the Haloglomus salinum genome:
- a CDS encoding undecaprenyl diphosphate synthase family protein, which yields MGIYDRYLEARIRTSDADRPDHVALVITERDLLEPGAYETLADFFGWAFDLGAERVTVYVSVIDEDAVPTLRRAFDEVEAPREVAVRGPGDEERADTPIRVSMGLGGRDEFAAAVRGVAEEVQAGDLDPEDITESDIEDRLVFPEPPDIVLKTGAERLSDFMIWQSVYSELYFTDVNWRDFRYRDYLRAVRDFQERQRRFGR from the coding sequence GTGGGCATCTACGACCGGTATCTCGAGGCACGCATCCGCACCAGCGACGCCGACCGGCCCGACCACGTCGCGCTCGTCATCACGGAGCGGGACCTCCTGGAGCCGGGCGCCTACGAGACGCTCGCGGACTTCTTCGGCTGGGCGTTCGACCTCGGCGCCGAACGCGTCACCGTCTACGTGAGCGTCATCGACGAGGACGCCGTCCCGACGCTGCGCCGGGCGTTCGACGAGGTCGAGGCGCCCCGCGAGGTCGCGGTCCGGGGCCCGGGCGACGAGGAGCGCGCCGACACACCCATCCGCGTCTCGATGGGGCTGGGCGGCCGCGACGAGTTCGCCGCCGCCGTCCGGGGGGTCGCCGAGGAGGTGCAGGCGGGCGACCTCGACCCCGAGGACATCACCGAGAGCGACATCGAGGACCGACTCGTCTTCCCCGAACCGCCGGATATCGTCCTGAAGACCGGCGCAGAGCGCCTCTCCGATTTCATGATCTGGCAGTCCGTCTACTCGGAACTCTACTTCACGGACGTCAACTGGCGGGACTTCCGCTACCGCGACTACCTCCGGGCAGTCCGGGATTTCCAGGAGCGTCAGCGGCGGTTCGGCCGGTAG
- a CDS encoding DUF5783 family protein, giving the protein MTEFDPEKFEAKYVHYFEELESAYTAAYQDLHGEVDSAVLRPIDRRVLSGSEPFYEGDGEFRVELPDEPYERAGQPGDRERFEAVLDDLVAAIERELRAEFGFADGSE; this is encoded by the coding sequence ATGACCGAGTTCGACCCCGAGAAGTTCGAGGCCAAGTACGTCCACTATTTCGAGGAACTGGAGTCGGCGTACACAGCCGCGTATCAGGACCTGCACGGCGAGGTCGACTCCGCCGTACTGCGCCCCATCGACCGGCGAGTGCTGTCGGGGAGCGAGCCGTTCTACGAGGGCGACGGCGAGTTCCGCGTCGAGTTGCCCGACGAACCGTACGAGCGGGCGGGCCAGCCGGGCGACCGGGAGCGGTTCGAGGCTGTGCTCGACGACCTGGTCGCTGCCATCGAGCGCGAACTCCGCGCGGAGTTCGGGTTCGCGGACGGGTCGGAGTAG
- a CDS encoding ABC transporter permease, giving the protein MTATTRVPTVTREDLRHARRSRLVWGALVLVALLVLPTFWSRTGALRAVEGGPPPAVEGVLLVPGYLSTYLFLVVAALAYGAVAAERESGSIRLLLGLSGTRRDVLLGKLLARVALLVAVFATLLVVMAGMLAVNERLAVVPFLLVGGWVLLYGAAWTTFAVGLSAAFASQYRALAAIAGTYVVLAWNAPVWKAVLEPGLRAVLPSALSAYVPALNPTLALSVVSRWLVAASTPMSAEAGAGPAAVSALVLLALAAVGLLVGARRFGTADIG; this is encoded by the coding sequence ATGACGGCGACCACGCGCGTGCCGACCGTCACCCGCGAGGACCTCCGCCACGCGCGGCGGAGCCGGCTGGTGTGGGGTGCGCTCGTCCTGGTGGCGCTGCTCGTGCTTCCCACCTTCTGGAGCCGGACGGGGGCGCTCCGCGCAGTCGAGGGCGGGCCGCCACCGGCCGTCGAGGGCGTCCTGCTCGTCCCGGGCTACCTGTCGACGTACCTGTTCCTGGTGGTGGCTGCGCTGGCGTACGGTGCCGTCGCCGCCGAGCGCGAGTCCGGCTCCATCCGGCTGCTGCTCGGGCTCTCGGGCACCCGCCGTGACGTGCTCCTGGGGAAACTGCTGGCCCGTGTCGCGCTCCTCGTCGCCGTCTTCGCCACACTGCTGGTCGTCATGGCCGGGATGCTCGCCGTCAACGAGCGCCTGGCCGTCGTCCCGTTCCTGCTGGTCGGTGGGTGGGTGCTGCTGTACGGCGCCGCCTGGACCACGTTCGCGGTCGGGCTGTCGGCGGCGTTCGCCTCCCAGTACCGCGCGCTGGCCGCCATCGCCGGGACGTACGTCGTCCTGGCGTGGAACGCGCCGGTCTGGAAGGCGGTGCTGGAACCTGGACTCCGGGCGGTCCTGCCCTCTGCGCTGTCCGCCTACGTCCCGGCGCTCAACCCGACGCTGGCGCTGAGCGTGGTGAGTCGCTGGCTCGTGGCCGCCTCGACGCCGATGTCCGCCGAGGCCGGTGCCGGCCCGGCGGCCGTCTCGGCGCTGGTCCTGCTGGCGCTGGCTGCCGTCGGCCTGCTGGTCGGGGCCCGTCGGTTCGGGACCGCCGACATCGGGTGA
- a CDS encoding ABC transporter ATP-binding protein produces MVAIETESLTKQYGSVTAVRSLDLTVERGEVFGFLGPNGAGKSTTIDLLLGFAAPSDGTVRVLGRDPHAAPRAVRERVGVVAEGTGFYGRATARDHVRLAIEMQRADDDAEALLERVGIADAADRAVDGFSTGMRQRLALALALVNEPDLLVLDEPLAGLDPEGARRVRQVVREERDRGAAVFLSSHITGQVETLCDRLGVLHGGELVAVDTVAGLRERLDGRAEHVVVATAVPEGVDLSARDGVVRAARDEGRVRVRCADAAVTGPVVTDLTAAGATVTRVGPAGASLERLFVELTGGAAAESGPPESGPSRAADATTSVATEVPDP; encoded by the coding sequence ATGGTCGCTATCGAGACGGAGTCGCTGACGAAGCAGTACGGGTCGGTCACGGCGGTTCGGTCGCTGGACCTGACTGTCGAGCGGGGCGAGGTGTTCGGCTTCCTCGGGCCGAACGGTGCGGGCAAGTCCACGACCATCGATCTGCTGCTGGGGTTCGCCGCCCCGAGCGACGGCACCGTCCGCGTGCTCGGTCGGGACCCGCACGCGGCGCCACGGGCCGTCCGCGAGCGGGTCGGCGTGGTCGCGGAGGGGACGGGCTTCTACGGGCGCGCCACCGCCCGCGACCACGTGCGACTGGCCATCGAGATGCAGCGGGCCGACGACGACGCCGAGGCGCTGCTGGAGCGCGTCGGCATCGCGGACGCGGCGGACCGCGCCGTCGACGGGTTCTCGACGGGGATGCGTCAGCGGCTGGCGCTGGCGCTCGCCCTCGTCAACGAGCCGGACCTGCTCGTCCTCGACGAGCCGCTGGCCGGTCTCGACCCCGAGGGGGCCCGCCGGGTCCGGCAGGTCGTCCGCGAGGAGCGCGACCGCGGTGCCGCGGTGTTCCTCTCCAGCCATATCACCGGGCAGGTCGAGACGCTCTGTGACCGGCTGGGCGTGCTGCACGGCGGAGAACTGGTCGCCGTCGACACCGTGGCCGGCCTCCGCGAGCGGCTGGACGGCCGTGCCGAGCACGTCGTCGTTGCGACGGCCGTCCCCGAGGGCGTCGACCTCTCCGCTCGCGACGGCGTGGTCCGGGCGGCGCGCGACGAGGGCCGGGTCCGGGTCCGCTGTGCGGACGCGGCGGTCACCGGGCCCGTCGTTACCGACCTGACAGCTGCCGGCGCGACCGTGACCCGGGTCGGACCGGCCGGCGCGTCGCTGGAGCGACTGTTCGTCGAACTCACGGGGGGTGCTGCCGCCGAGAGCGGACCGCCCGAGAGCGGACCGTCCAGGGCCGCCGACGCGACCACATCGGTCGCAACGGAGGTGCCCGACCCATGA
- a CDS encoding sodium:solute symporter family transporter, which produces MAVSSTVALGATVVTLAVFAAIGIYYSRGDGSVESFISARDSVGGYRMGATVLASSMGAWILFSPAEAGAAFGGITAVAGYAAGSALALLAYVKLGPRIRELIPEGHSLTEYAYVRYGPAAYAYVLVVSVAYMFVFLAAEFTGIAGALSLVAGVPAWQTAALVGGFVLLYTGYGGLRASIVTDTVQTAVLLPLVAVGFAGAVFALGGPGELVRETTASNPDLLDLGFLPGLQFGVYVVVAVVGAELVNQAWWQRIYAAADDTSLRRGFGLGAALVVPMVLFAGLFGVFAAGTGALAEGEASIAFFVLLQQSFPDWVVLVVVLVAVLLVTSSADTLFNAIASLVTSDLPRLLDDPSGDRLTAAARGLTAVVALAATVIGAQEYSVLAIFLTADLLAAATFGPLLSGLYTPRLSGGGLLVSSVAGLLVGLLFFPTARGVLTGLPGASALPEASFLYSFLGAAVVSLGLAALATRVAPADYDLDRLSREIQTLDRGRGGREETAPADD; this is translated from the coding sequence ATGGCGGTGAGCAGCACGGTGGCGCTGGGTGCGACCGTCGTCACGCTCGCGGTCTTCGCGGCCATCGGCATCTACTACAGCCGCGGCGACGGGAGCGTCGAGTCGTTCATCAGCGCCCGCGACAGCGTCGGCGGCTACCGGATGGGTGCCACGGTCCTGGCATCGAGCATGGGCGCGTGGATTCTGTTCTCGCCGGCCGAGGCCGGCGCCGCGTTCGGCGGCATCACCGCCGTCGCGGGCTACGCCGCCGGGAGCGCGCTCGCGCTGCTGGCGTACGTGAAGCTGGGGCCACGCATCCGCGAACTGATTCCGGAGGGCCACTCACTGACCGAGTACGCCTACGTCAGGTACGGGCCCGCAGCGTACGCGTACGTGCTCGTGGTGAGCGTCGCCTACATGTTCGTCTTCCTCGCGGCCGAGTTCACCGGCATCGCGGGCGCGCTCTCGCTGGTCGCGGGCGTCCCGGCGTGGCAGACCGCCGCGCTCGTCGGCGGGTTCGTCTTGCTGTACACGGGCTACGGCGGCCTGCGAGCGAGCATCGTCACCGACACGGTACAGACGGCTGTCCTGCTCCCGCTCGTCGCGGTGGGCTTCGCCGGCGCCGTCTTCGCGCTCGGCGGCCCCGGCGAGCTCGTCCGGGAGACGACCGCCTCGAACCCAGACCTCCTCGACCTCGGCTTCCTCCCCGGGCTCCAGTTCGGGGTCTACGTCGTGGTCGCCGTCGTGGGCGCGGAACTGGTCAACCAGGCGTGGTGGCAGCGAATCTACGCCGCGGCCGACGACACGTCGCTCCGGCGCGGGTTCGGCCTCGGCGCGGCACTCGTGGTCCCGATGGTGCTGTTCGCCGGACTGTTCGGTGTCTTCGCGGCCGGTACCGGCGCGCTCGCCGAAGGCGAGGCCTCCATCGCCTTCTTCGTCCTGCTCCAGCAGTCGTTCCCCGACTGGGTCGTGCTGGTCGTCGTCCTCGTAGCAGTGCTGCTGGTGACGAGTTCGGCGGACACGCTGTTCAACGCCATCGCCAGTCTCGTCACCTCGGACCTGCCGCGGTTGCTGGACGACCCCTCGGGCGACCGACTCACGGCGGCCGCACGCGGGCTCACAGCGGTCGTCGCGCTCGCCGCGACGGTCATCGGCGCACAGGAGTACAGCGTCCTGGCCATCTTCCTCACGGCGGACCTGCTGGCGGCGGCGACGTTCGGCCCGCTACTGTCCGGTCTCTACACCCCGCGGCTATCCGGCGGGGGGCTGCTCGTCTCCAGCGTCGCGGGGCTGCTCGTCGGCCTCCTGTTCTTCCCGACCGCCCGCGGCGTCCTCACGGGGCTCCCGGGCGCGAGCGCGCTTCCCGAAGCGTCGTTCCTCTACAGTTTCCTCGGAGCGGCCGTCGTCTCGCTGGGGCTGGCGGCGCTCGCGACGCGGGTCGCGCCCGCTGACTACGACCTCGACCGGCTCTCGCGGGAGATACAGACACTGGACAGGGGGAGAGGTGGCCGGGAGGAGACCGCCCCCGCCGACGACTGA
- a CDS encoding DEAD/DEAH box helicase yields the protein MSQQVASVDTLFLHQRDEDDFTVAAIRDGDRVFRGRLQLKETDAGARPGRFRVLRGDDEEPRSPDQFVDIARRATRIRISEQTAPEARERLRELFAGYQLDDKTKAVRTCRKCASAGRYSPLTSERQIETDNEYICPDCAMRELEREAEYRGLRSSARDRLEELLLDVGDLERIRNLLSGNLDPDLTKFDEISATVDEVDPIPVDSLGLHPGMQSKLENRFDSLLPVQSLAVANGATEGQDQLVVSATATGKTLVGEMAGIDRALNGEGKMLFLVPLVALANQKYDDFQDEYGDVVDVTLRVGASRVNDDGERFDPGADVIVGTYEGIDHALRTGRNLGEIGTVVIDEVHTLGEEERGHRLDGLISRLKYYTETRNQDTQWVYLSATVGNPESLARSLQATLIEFEERPVPIERHVTFADDQEKVDIEDRLVKRAFDTKSSKGYRGQTIIFTNSRRRCHEVSRRLQYDSAPYHAGLDYKRRKKVERQFGDQDLAAVVTTAALAAGVDFPASQVIFDSLAMGIEWLSVQEFSQMLGRAGRPDYHDKGTVYLLVEPDGSYHNSMEMTEDEVAFKLLKGEMEPVVTTYDEGAAVEETLANLVVGGDQAKRLNARMVGEVPTKHALGKLLEYDFISGLEPTDMGQVVCRHFLAPDQAFTMLDGIRKGRSPDQLVADIELMDEH from the coding sequence GTGTCACAGCAGGTCGCGTCGGTGGATACGCTCTTCCTCCATCAGCGGGACGAGGACGACTTCACGGTCGCCGCCATCCGGGACGGCGACCGCGTCTTCCGCGGGCGGCTCCAGCTGAAGGAGACGGATGCGGGCGCCCGGCCGGGCCGGTTCCGCGTCCTCCGCGGGGACGACGAGGAGCCGCGCTCCCCGGACCAGTTCGTCGATATCGCGCGCCGGGCGACGCGCATCCGCATCTCCGAGCAGACGGCGCCCGAGGCCCGCGAACGCCTGCGCGAGCTGTTCGCCGGCTATCAGCTCGACGACAAGACGAAGGCGGTCCGGACCTGCCGGAAGTGCGCGTCGGCGGGCCGGTACTCCCCGCTGACGAGCGAGCGGCAGATCGAGACGGACAACGAGTACATCTGCCCGGACTGTGCGATGCGGGAACTCGAACGCGAGGCCGAGTACCGGGGGCTCCGTTCGAGCGCCCGGGACCGGCTGGAGGAGCTCCTGCTGGACGTGGGCGACCTCGAACGCATCCGGAACCTCCTCTCGGGCAATCTGGACCCGGACCTGACGAAGTTCGACGAGATATCGGCGACCGTCGACGAGGTCGACCCCATCCCGGTGGACTCGCTCGGGCTCCATCCCGGGATGCAGTCGAAGCTGGAGAACCGGTTCGACTCGCTGCTCCCGGTGCAGTCGCTGGCGGTCGCCAACGGCGCCACGGAGGGCCAGGACCAGCTCGTCGTGAGCGCCACGGCGACCGGGAAGACGCTCGTCGGCGAGATGGCCGGTATCGACCGGGCGCTCAACGGCGAGGGGAAGATGCTGTTCCTCGTCCCGCTCGTCGCGCTGGCGAACCAGAAGTACGACGATTTCCAGGACGAGTACGGCGATGTCGTCGATGTCACGCTGCGCGTCGGGGCCTCCCGCGTCAACGATGACGGCGAGCGGTTCGACCCCGGGGCCGATGTCATCGTCGGCACCTACGAGGGTATCGACCACGCCCTCCGGACGGGTCGGAACCTCGGCGAGATCGGGACCGTCGTCATCGACGAGGTCCACACGCTCGGCGAGGAGGAGCGCGGCCACCGGCTGGACGGCCTCATCTCGCGGCTGAAGTACTACACGGAGACGCGGAACCAGGACACGCAGTGGGTCTACCTCTCGGCGACGGTCGGCAACCCCGAATCGCTGGCGAGGTCGCTGCAGGCTACCCTCATCGAGTTCGAGGAGCGGCCGGTACCCATCGAGCGCCACGTCACCTTCGCCGACGACCAGGAGAAGGTCGACATCGAGGACCGGCTGGTCAAGCGCGCGTTCGACACGAAATCGAGCAAGGGGTATCGCGGACAGACCATCATCTTCACCAACTCGCGGCGGCGGTGCCACGAGGTCTCGCGGCGGTTGCAGTACGATTCGGCGCCGTACCACGCCGGGCTCGATTACAAGCGCCGCAAGAAGGTCGAACGGCAGTTCGGCGACCAGGACCTCGCCGCGGTCGTCACGACGGCTGCGCTCGCAGCCGGGGTCGACTTCCCCGCCTCGCAGGTCATCTTCGACTCGCTGGCGATGGGTATCGAGTGGCTCTCGGTGCAGGAGTTCTCGCAGATGCTCGGGCGCGCGGGCCGCCCGGACTACCACGACAAGGGGACCGTCTACCTGCTCGTGGAGCCGGACGGCTCCTACCACAACTCGATGGAGATGACCGAGGACGAGGTGGCGTTCAAGCTCCTGAAGGGGGAGATGGAGCCGGTCGTGACGACCTACGACGAGGGCGCCGCCGTCGAGGAGACGCTGGCCAACCTCGTCGTGGGCGGCGACCAGGCGAAGCGGCTCAACGCCCGGATGGTCGGCGAGGTGCCGACGAAGCACGCCCTCGGGAAGCTGCTGGAGTACGACTTCATCAGCGGCCTCGAACCGACGGACATGGGGCAGGTCGTCTGCCGGCACTTCCTCGCGCCGGACCAGGCGTTCACGATGCTGGATGGCATCCGCAAGGGCCGCTCGCCCGACCAGCTCGTCGCCGACATCGAGCTGATGGACGAGCACTGA
- a CDS encoding cupin domain-containing protein — protein MSDVDSGPRPLVRRAGEVEYESVSAAEGMHKGVLVGEDDGAPNLAIRRFVLDPGAEVPKHTNEIEHEQYVLEGEYVVGIGDEEHVVSAGDSLLIPAGTVHWYRNEGDEEGRFICAVPSGDDTIDLVDE, from the coding sequence ATGAGTGACGTCGATTCCGGCCCGCGGCCACTGGTCCGACGCGCCGGCGAGGTCGAGTACGAGTCCGTGAGTGCCGCTGAGGGGATGCACAAGGGCGTCCTGGTCGGCGAGGACGATGGCGCGCCGAACCTCGCCATCCGGCGGTTCGTCCTCGACCCGGGCGCCGAGGTCCCGAAGCACACCAACGAGATCGAACACGAGCAGTACGTGCTGGAGGGTGAGTACGTCGTCGGTATCGGCGATGAGGAACACGTCGTCAGCGCGGGCGACTCGCTGCTCATCCCCGCTGGCACCGTCCACTGGTACCGCAACGAGGGCGACGAGGAAGGACGTTTCATCTGCGCGGTCCCGAGCGGCGACGACACCATCGACCTCGTCGACGAGTGA
- a CDS encoding HTH domain-containing protein yields MAANSADSERMAPAPDDQPVADASPALSESVTVTLWLRGSAPSVARERQDRIEARVAAFAEAGVTTEVREWPDTVTDPSTDRQRAAVEAFDRYRAVAGMQGVRLDPFFECRTNPDGSRTIRFPVACLALERDDDLTGLYPCYVDGGHAAIEDGLSAIEDGGAENLR; encoded by the coding sequence ATGGCAGCGAACAGCGCGGACTCCGAGCGGATGGCGCCCGCTCCCGACGACCAGCCGGTGGCGGACGCCTCGCCGGCCCTGTCCGAGAGTGTGACGGTGACGCTGTGGCTTCGCGGGTCCGCACCGAGCGTGGCGCGGGAGCGCCAGGACCGAATCGAGGCCCGCGTCGCCGCGTTCGCGGAGGCGGGCGTGACGACCGAGGTTCGGGAGTGGCCCGACACCGTGACCGACCCGTCGACGGACCGCCAGCGGGCCGCGGTCGAGGCGTTCGACCGCTACCGGGCCGTCGCGGGGATGCAGGGCGTTCGACTGGACCCGTTCTTCGAGTGCCGGACGAACCCGGACGGGAGCCGGACCATCCGCTTCCCGGTCGCGTGTCTCGCGCTCGAACGCGACGACGACCTCACCGGCCTCTACCCCTGCTACGTCGACGGCGGCCACGCCGCCATCGAGGACGGACTGTCGGCCATCGAGGACGGGGGCGCGGAGAACCTCCGCTGA
- a CDS encoding HTH domain-containing protein, with product MTASPLTAGLAPEAESETPPLPEGVTVTLWVRATTPEADEEADEQQTRLRERVTVLAEAGVETTVHECPDHVTDPGTMVETAALQAFDHYRAVAGRLGVRLDPFFRCWTNPDGSRTVVYPPACLAIEREGTLTRLYPCEVDGERFTVEDALDAIETGEVENLR from the coding sequence ATGACCGCGAGTCCACTGACCGCAGGGCTGGCGCCCGAGGCCGAGTCCGAGACCCCGCCGCTCCCGGAGGGCGTGACGGTGACCCTCTGGGTCCGCGCGACCACGCCGGAGGCGGACGAGGAGGCAGACGAACAGCAGACACGCCTCCGCGAACGCGTGACGGTCCTCGCCGAGGCGGGCGTCGAGACGACCGTCCACGAGTGCCCCGACCACGTCACCGACCCCGGGACCATGGTCGAGACGGCCGCGCTACAGGCGTTCGACCACTACCGGGCCGTCGCGGGCCGCCTCGGAGTGCGGCTCGACCCGTTCTTCCGCTGCTGGACGAACCCCGACGGGAGCCGCACCGTCGTGTACCCGCCGGCCTGCCTCGCCATCGAACGGGAGGGGACCCTGACGAGGCTCTACCCCTGCGAGGTCGACGGCGAGCGGTTCACCGTCGAGGACGCGCTCGACGCCATCGAGACGGGCGAGGTCGAGAACCTCCGCTGA